gcaaggcaaaggcggAAGTGATTTCTGgaacgcattgtgactggagaagaaaaatgggttcattacgataatcccaagcgcagaaaataagAGGGAAATCCCAGCCATGCGTCCACGTCGACTgcgaaaccgaatattcacagttccaaggtcatgatcagtatttggtgggaccagctcagtgtagtgtattatgagttgataaaaatgactgaaataatcacaggcgttcgttatcgaacgcaattaatgcgtttgaaccgagcattgaaagacaaacggctacaatacaacgagagacgtgATAAAGTAttctacagcatgacaatgctggacctcatgttgcgaaagtggtcaagacatacttggaaacggtgaaatgggaagtcctaccccacccgccgtattctccagacgcaGCTCCCTCGCACTATCTCTTGTTTCCATCAATGGCagacggcctggctgaccagcacttccggttttatgaagaagtaaaaaactgcatcgattcgtggatcgcttcaaaagatgagcaGTTTTTTCAAggcgagattcgtacgctgcccgaaagatgaatTTTGGAACGAATGAACCCAGCTTCGAGCAGTTTTCGAACTTCCTACTTTGTCTTCGGTTCCATGTTCAGGTGTATAGATCATCTGTGTGGAAATCTAAATAGGTATATAAAGCAATTTCAATACAGCAAAGTAATCACAATCGCTATAAAAATCCTTCTGCCTACTTCAAAATGCTCTGGTTTTAATGAGTTGTTCGTCTGAGGAATTACATAACACTTTAAATCTTTTTTCGGAGTCTCGCATTGCAAAGTCGTTAGCTGGTTAAATCGAAATCGTAAGGAATGAAAAGATGTATTGATTTTGGTCATCTGTAAGTCAGTTAACGAATCAAAAGTAAGGATGTAGTAAAAAATTCTAGACCTCTACTTGTTAGTTTCAGAACCTGGGCATAGATGGcgtcatcaatatttatttcactTGAGAGTCGTGACCAGTTGAGAAAACAACTGAAACTCGACCTAAAACCATGAAGCGCTAAGAAGCtaagatttcttcaaatattatattattttcgataatttagTTTCAACCACATTTTCATTATGATGTGTTAACTTAGTTTACCTACAAATAAATAGATTGATGGGAAAGGCAACCTAATGCTATTAAAATTCAACACAAATATCTTATATAATTTAATTAGCATAAAAGAGTTCATTACATGAccttatttcaaattgtttatagtcatattattattatttacaaatCGGTATATAATTCCCAAATACAGttttctttatatatatatacaagaGTAATGGTATAACAAGATAATCTTAAAAATACAtgtgagagaaattcaatatttcaacaaaacacAACTTCTTAGCCATTTTTGTAGAACTTTACAAAGAGGCTTCACAGCTCTTCATTTCAGTATATCTTGTTAACTAAGCGATATCCCAAATCTGGGAATGAAAGAACTTCAATATAGCGTCGACCTGCTGaaaacttatataaaaaaaactacTATAATTCAACAACTTTACCAATTAAGGATTGAATTTTTGGTTGGTCCATAATATTACCTATGGAATACTTTCTCACAAAACTGCATGTGTCCTTTGAATGTTCAATTCTGCATTAATCAACTGATAACATTTTCTAAGGGCAATATCAACAATTCCAAAattattcttgtttttttaatttaatttacagTTATTATTTATATCTAATGTCATTTATACATCCAAAATCTGGAATGAAGATCAATCGAAGCTTGGAAACACATGACCACCTGAGATTCAACTATGAAGAAACAGTGGCTGTGATGTAAATCACTGTCAGTCTTCTGAATACCATCTTTGGGTACAACTTATCCGCTCATTTTATTGTTTATGGTTTGAATTTAACCAATGGGATCGTTTTCGATGACAGACATTTGTCGCAGACCCATTCTGCATATACTTCTGCAGTCAGGAGAGAATAAGCTGTTTCCGTTAGTCCAGTACATCCCCTAAaattgaataacaggataagtTGTGAGCCTTCTAATCACTAATGCAGCAACTTATTTTATCTACATTTTCTGGGATGctaattaaaatcaatttaggaggtcaaagaaataaaatttggtgTAGAATGAAGAATATTTACCTGTGGAACCAGAAGTTGCAGCCACTTTCACAAAGTATAGCTTGGTCATTGTCATGGACTTCTTTATGGCAGACTCCACAAGGATAAATTGGGGGAGCATTGGGGTTTTGTGCATTGAAAACCTGCAAAAAAACAAATACCTTTATATTCTACTATTTctaaacaatatatttttgtagaaaatatattCTGAAAATGTCAACAATAAAGATAGCAGGTAGAAAATGTTTTCCTTCGAAATTGAAATTGTCACATTAAATTGCATTTATAATGATTATCTTGTAGAAAACTTGAAATACCTACCATTGGTTGATCTGCTGGATATACCTTTCCAGCACTCACTGGCATCGGTTTTGAATACATattattcatcataaaattattattcattgaaGGACCTATAAATAATAATCACATGTATAAGAATTACAATAGAAGTTGAATGactcaatttatttttatacataCCCATTGGTGCATTCGGGGAATTCATTGGCATACCTCCTCCCATATTGGTATTCATGCCATTCATCGGGCCATTCATAGGACCACTCATAGGTCCATTGTTAATAGGACCTGGACCACTCATTGAATTTCCGTTTCCAGGCATATGAGGGCCTTGAATTCCAGAATTCATATTTCCAATGGGACTATGCATAGGTCCAGATATTCCATGCATGGGGCCATTGGGACTATGCATCATATGAGGTCCCATGTGGTTACCCATAGGGCCGTTCATTCTAGGGTTATTCATCATTACTTGATTATTCATCATACCATGATGAGCGTTTGGACTATGCATCATTGGAGAATTCATGCCCATACCAGGACCTTCAagagaaataatttgaaattaaacTATCTAGAATCAGCTTTGCTACATATTCcactaaaattttaaaaaatcttACCCATTGGCCTACACATTCCCATTGCATTTACACCCATAGACATATTTCCGGGCATACCCATGTTAGGATTATTCCTCACGGAACCCATGGAATTAACATTGCTTGGGCAATCATCAAATGGATTTGAAGCAACAATAGTATCGCCATATCCAGTTAATGGCGGTGGCAAGAGATCTTGTACATTTGGACTAGATTGTATGGGCACTTGGGAGTTTTTTCTTCTCTTCTTGGGATTAGGTGCTGTACCCCCCAAATCAGCACCGAGATTCGGATTTAACCGGAATGGAGATAAATGACTCATTTTCACAATATTCTTTCAGCTCAATGAGCTCTCATATATTATAAGTACTCTGTCCAAATTTTCGCCATGAATGCATTCTACTCACAACTCTTCTTGTGTATCTTTACCATCCGATATAAAAACGTTTGTTTACCAATTTTCGATTAACAAACCAGACAAGTTAATCTGGAGAATGATACAATCTTATATTTAACCAGAATAGCCTATGTTTCAACAACATATCAGAATTTATTTACTTTCTGTAAATATACTCCATTTTTAAAACCACAGTAACACATAACATACAAACTCTATGGTTCATGTCATTCTTATATGACATCCTATTcgaaaagaaaagaagaagaatatgacATCTTTTATTTTCCGATTAGCCTACATAAGGTTATAGCTTAACCAAATTTAAAAgagtatttaatttttcctcaaagccagttttttcaaatgggaataaataaatttattctttAGCTACGAATAAAACCTGTGCTGTAATTTTTTGATGTAATGAAATGactgtatatatttttcatcacTCTGAGGATTTTTCAAATCATATTTTTATACTTACAATATAAAACACTTTTCAGAAATAAGacagaaaaattattatcatccTGTTCAACCCTAAGACCTCATCATCGTGAAACACTATGTTAAAATGCCCATAACTCTTTCTTTAATATCGGATTTCAATGAATCAAAGCCTAAATGTTGCTAAATCTTATTTTAGTTTAATTGTGACTTGTgagaaccgaaaaaaaaaataataacttctTTCCCCTCGCTCATTTAATGTTGTCATCAATTTATGTCAGATTACCATCTGAATTTTACctacaattcaatttttcgttATAATTTGAACTCGTTTAAAACATAATGATAACTGAATGAAGCTCATGAAATTTCACGACTCAAAAACTATCTGATACTCATTGAAATGCGTGAAAACTACAAATCCGAAAAAAATGTAGAACAGTCCTAACCTTCAcgtaatacattttttatcagttaaaattaatgaaaataaaagaacTTCATTAAggcaaaattaatttaatttattacaCCATACTGCAGTATAAATACTGAATCAAAAATGAGCACAAAAggaatcatataaaattttgaaaatccaaaaaaatgaagaaggttAAGCTCATCACTATCATTATTCGAATTGAACATTTGTGTAAATCAATTTTATAtagtaatttattttcaaaaatacaaaaaagaattaaatgcAAATGTTATTTTGAGACTCAAACTTCTTCACTGGTAATA
Above is a window of Harmonia axyridis chromosome X, icHarAxyr1.1, whole genome shotgun sequence DNA encoding:
- the LOC123685722 gene encoding protein pygopus; its protein translation is MSHLSPFRLNPNLGADLGGTAPNPKKRRKNSQVPIQSSPNVQDLLPPPLTGYGDTIVASNPFDDCPSNVNSMGSVRNNPNMGMPGNMSMGVNAMGMCRPMGPGMGMNSPMMHSPNAHHGMMNNQVMMNNPRMNGPMGNHMGPHMMHSPNGPMHGISGPMHSPIGNMNSGIQGPHMPGNGNSMSGPGPINNGPMSGPMNGPMNGMNTNMGGGMPMNSPNAPMGPSMNNNFMMNNMYSKPMPVSAGKVYPADQPMVFNAQNPNAPPIYPCGVCHKEVHDNDQAILCESGCNFWFHRGCTGLTETAYSLLTAEVYAEWVCDKCLSSKTIPLVKFKP